The Kordia sp. SMS9 DNA window CCCAGTGCTTGTTTGGGCAATAGTTCATTATGAGCCATCAACAAATCATTGACTGGCGATAAGAATTCGAACTCCATTATTTTTTAGCTTTTGCTTTGCTTTTCGGTTTTGCCTTTGCTTTTGCTTTGGTTTTTTTCTTTGGTGCTTTGTCCTCTATTATTTTTTGAACTTCTTCTAACGTCAATTTGGTAGCATCCACCGTTTTTGGAAGTTCTATTTTTGTTTTTCCTTTGAGGATGTTACTTCGTCCCCAACGCGCTTTTTCCACACGAATGCCTTCTTCTTCCCAGTTATGGATGATTTTATCGCGCTCTTTTTGCTTTTTATCTTCTATCAATTCTTCAATATCAGCTTGTGAAAGATTGTCGAAATCGTATTTTTTATTCACATTGATAAAGATGCCATTCCATTTGAGGAAAGGTCCAAAGCGTCCTACACCTTTGGTCACATCATGACCTTCGTAATTTGCAATAGGCGCATCTGCTTTTTCACGCGCAACGATCAATTCCATCGCTCTGTCCATTTCCACACTGAGTGGATCTTCTCCTTTATCTAACGAAATGAATTTTTTACCAAATTTCACATACGGACCATAACGACCGTTGTTTACCTCAACCGTTTCGCCTTTGTATTCGCCCAACGTTTTTGGCAATTGGAATAAATCCATGGCTTCTTCGTAGGTGATTGTATTTAGTTGCTGATCGGGACTGAGACTGGCAAATTTTGGCTTTTCTTCATCGTCAACCGTTCCAATTTGCACCATCGGTCCAAATTTTCCGAGTCGCACACTTACTTGTTTGCCCGTGTCTGGATCGGTTCCTAAGATACGTTCGCCTGATTCGCGTTCGGCATTTTCTTTAACATCTTCTACTTTTGGATGAAAATCTTTGTAGAAATCCTTCATCATGTCTTTCCACTTTTCGTTTCCAGAAGCGATGTCGTCAAAATCTTGCTCTACTTTTGCGGTAAAGTTATAATCTAAGATAGAAGCGAAATTTTTTACCAAGAAATCATTTACAATCATTCCAATGTCTGTTGGCACGAGTTTCCCTTTGTCTGAACCTACTTTTTCCGTGAGTTCTTTTTCGATGATTTTATCACCTTGCAACGTGAGTTGTTCGTATTTCCGTTCAACACCTTCCACGGTTCCTTTTTCTACATATCCTCTATTTTGAATGGTAGAAATGGTTGGCGCGTATGTAGATGGTCGTCCAATACCTAATTCTTCTAATTGTTTTACCAAAGATGCTTCTGTAAATCGGTATGGTGCTTTGGTGTAGCGTTGTGTGGCGCTGATGAATTCGTTCGTTAGTGATTCACCTATAAATAATGCTGGCAACATGCCATCTTGCTCTTCATCGTCGTCGTCTTTTCCTTCTAAATATACTTTTAAGAAACCTTCAAACTTCAACACTTCTCCGTTTGCCGTGAAGCGTTCGTCATGCGTATTGGCTTCTATTTTTGCGTTGGTACGTTCTAGTTTTGCATCACTCATTTGCGACGCAACGGTACGTTTCCAAATTAATTCGTACAAACGCACTTGATCGTATTCTGCATCAACCGAATGGTTTTCCATGTTTGTCGGACGAATTGCCTCATGCGCTTCCTGTGCACCTTTTGCTTTGCTTTTGTAGTTTCTTGGGTGACTGTATTCTTCTCCGTATGAACGTATGATTTCCTCTTGTGCTGCATTTTTAGCATCGTTGGAAAGATTCACGCTGTCTGTTCTCATATAGGTAATTAGACCAGCTTCATATAAGCGTTGCGCCAAGGTCATTGTTTTACTTACCGAGAAATAGAGCTTTCGCGATGCTTCTTGTTGTAGTGTTGATGTAGTAAATGGCGCTGCTGGTGATTTTTTTGCGGGCTTGGTTTCTAAGTTTGCAATTTTAAAATCGGCACCTACATTTTTCGCCAAGAAATCTTTAGCAGCTTGATGCGTTGAAAATGTTTTATTAAGTCTGGCTTTGAATTTTTTCCCTTTCGAGTTGGTAAATTCAGCGGCAATTTTAAAAGATGCTTTTGGTTTGAAGTCTTGAATGCTACGTTCGCGCTCTACAATTAAACGAACTGAAACCGATTGCACACGTCCGGCAGACAATCCGCCTTTTACTTTTCGCCATAATACAGGTGAAAGTTCGTAACCCACCAATCTGTCTAAGATTCTTCGTGCTTGTTGCGCGTTGACTAAGTTGTAGTCAATATCTCTTGGATTTTGAATTGCTTTTTGGATGGCTGTTTTCGTAATTTCATGAAAAACGATGCGTTTCGTGCGTTCTGGATCTAACTTTAACGTTTCTGCCAAATGCCACGCAATGGCTTCTCCTTCCCGATCTTCATCACTAGCAAGCCAAACAATTTCTGCTTTCTTAGCTAAGTCTTTTAATTTTTTTACTACTGATTTTTTATCATCAGAGACAATATATTCAGGTTCAAAATCGCCCTCAACATTTACGCCCAATTCTTTGGAAGGTAGATCTGCAATGTGTCCAAAACTAGATTCTACTTTGTAATCTTTTCCAAGAAATTTTTCAATTGTTTTCGCCTTTGCAGGTGACTCAACAATTACCAGATTCTTTGCCATATATTATTTTTTCAGAATACAAAAGTAGTTAGATTTTTAAAAACGGACACATTTTTTTGTGAATACACTTTTTTAAGCGCTGTAATATTTTGTTTTTACCCAAGTTAAAAATCATATTTGACACCAATGGTAAATGCGCCAAATTCCTTAGTTCCGAGATAGTTTATATATGGTGAAAATTCATACTTAAATACCAATCCAACTTTTTTGTAATGAAAGATAGAAAAGAGTCCATAATTTATTTTTTCCTCAAAGAAGTTGCTCGTATTGTTATTGAAAAATTCATTATTTGGCGAATGCAATTCATATCCTAAGTACGGACCAGCTTCTATACCAAAGTTCCCAAAACGCTTTTCAATAGCTGAATGTATGTTGATACTGAGTTCGCCTTTGTTAAAACTGATGGAATCTTTTTTAAAACGCAGATTTCGAAATTGCAATGACGCTCCATATTTGAAGAAATAGTCGTTTTTCAACTTTTTTTCATCTGTATATGATAACTCCACTACATACGAACCTGTAAAATTGTAATCATTTGGACGTGTAAAACCATTGAAACCCACCATGACATCTAATTGTTCGTAGATTTTTTGAGGCTTTTTAGAGTTGTTTTTTGTTTTACGCTTCTTTGTAAGCATGTCTGATTGTATCAACTCCCAATTGTATAATTGGATTCCTGCGGCGTTTAAAGAGTCTAATCCGCCATCTTTATTTAAAAAAGAAGACGTTGCCTCTTTGTCAAGTTGCGATTCACTGTAGGTGAAGCTAGAAGCATTTATTGTAGTTGCAGTCGAATTTCTATCTTTTTCAACAAATCGTGAATGATGTTTTGTCTGCGTTTGCGCTAATCCATTTTTCTCTCCATGTACGTTGTTGGTAGTTGGATGCTGGTTTTTTTCTTCTGTTGCAACCGCAGCAGTGTTTGTTCCAGCTTGACTGGCATCATTCACGATAGAAGTTGAATCTGAATTTGAGATTGTGTTTCGTTCGTTATTATTATTAGTAGTAGTAGTAGTTGGTTTTATGTGTTCTGTTTTTGTGGTTTGGTTAGATATCGAAGCATCTTCGGCTGTTCCTGAATTTATGCCTACAAAAATCCCCAACGAGCAAAGCAGCGCGAACAACACTATATATATAAAGAATCGTTTGCGTTTTTTGCGCTTCATTTGTTGCTGCACCACAG harbors:
- the topA gene encoding type I DNA topoisomerase; this translates as MAKNLVIVESPAKAKTIEKFLGKDYKVESSFGHIADLPSKELGVNVEGDFEPEYIVSDDKKSVVKKLKDLAKKAEIVWLASDEDREGEAIAWHLAETLKLDPERTKRIVFHEITKTAIQKAIQNPRDIDYNLVNAQQARRILDRLVGYELSPVLWRKVKGGLSAGRVQSVSVRLIVERERSIQDFKPKASFKIAAEFTNSKGKKFKARLNKTFSTHQAAKDFLAKNVGADFKIANLETKPAKKSPAAPFTTSTLQQEASRKLYFSVSKTMTLAQRLYEAGLITYMRTDSVNLSNDAKNAAQEEIIRSYGEEYSHPRNYKSKAKGAQEAHEAIRPTNMENHSVDAEYDQVRLYELIWKRTVASQMSDAKLERTNAKIEANTHDERFTANGEVLKFEGFLKVYLEGKDDDDEEQDGMLPALFIGESLTNEFISATQRYTKAPYRFTEASLVKQLEELGIGRPSTYAPTISTIQNRGYVEKGTVEGVERKYEQLTLQGDKIIEKELTEKVGSDKGKLVPTDIGMIVNDFLVKNFASILDYNFTAKVEQDFDDIASGNEKWKDMMKDFYKDFHPKVEDVKENAERESGERILGTDPDTGKQVSVRLGKFGPMVQIGTVDDEEKPKFASLSPDQQLNTITYEEAMDLFQLPKTLGEYKGETVEVNNGRYGPYVKFGKKFISLDKGEDPLSVEMDRAMELIVAREKADAPIANYEGHDVTKGVGRFGPFLKWNGIFINVNKKYDFDNLSQADIEELIEDKKQKERDKIIHNWEEEGIRVEKARWGRSNILKGKTKIELPKTVDATKLTLEEVQKIIEDKAPKKKTKAKAKAKPKSKAKAKK